Proteins co-encoded in one Brassica rapa cultivar Chiifu-401-42 chromosome A02, CAAS_Brap_v3.01, whole genome shotgun sequence genomic window:
- the LOC103854234 gene encoding proteasome subunit beta type-7-A has product MTQSGVDVPPKGGFSFDLCKRNDMLIQKGLKAPSFLKTGTTIVGLIFKDGVILGADTRATEGPIVADKNCEKIHYMAPNIYCCGAGTAADTEAVTDMVSSQLRLHRYQTGRDSRVITALTLLKKHLFSYQGHVSAALVLGGVDITGPHLHTIYPHGSTDTLPFATMGSGSLAAMSVFEAKYKEGLTRDEGIKLVAEAICSGIFNDLGSGSNVDICVITKGHKEYLRNYMEPNPRTYVSSKGYSFTKKTEVLRTKITPLMERVEITEVGEAMEE; this is encoded by the exons ATGACTCAGTCAGGAGTAGATGTACCGCCGAAGGGTGGGTTCAGCTTCGATCTGTGCAAGCGAAACGATATGCTTATCCAAAAGGGTCTTAAAGCTCCCTCCTTTTTGAAGACCGGTACTACCATCGTCGGTTTGATCTTCAAG GATGGCGTGATACTAGGCGCGGATACACGAGCAACTGAGGGACCTATAGTTGCTGATAAGAACTGTGAGAAGATTCACTACATGGCACCTAACATTTACTGCTGTGGTGCTGGAACCGCTGCTGACACTGAAGCTGTCACTG ATATGGTCAGCTCACAGCTGAGGTTGCATCGTTACCAGACTGGGCGAGACTCTCGGGTCATCACTGCTTTGACCCTTCTCAAAAAGCATCTTTTCAG CTATCAAGGTCATGTCTCAGCTGCTCTTGTCCTTGGTGGAGTCGATATCACCGGGCCTCATCTGCATACC ATATACCCACACGGTTCAACTGACACTCTACCATTCGCTACAATGGGTTCTGGTTCTCTTGCTGCTATGTCTGTCTTTGAGGCAAAGTACAAAGAAGGTCTAACT AGGGACGAAGGAATCAAGCTGGTGGCTGAAGCCATATGCTCGGGAATATTCAACGACCTGGGTAGTGGTAGCAACGTGGACATCTGCGTGATCACAAAG GGGCACAAGGAATATCTCAGGAACTACATGGAACCAAACCCAAGAACCTATGTCAGCAGCAAAGGCTATTCATTCACCAAGAAAACCG AGGTTCTTCGCACGAAAATCACCCCATTGATGGAGCGAGTTGAGATTACAGAAGTGGGTGAAGCTATGGAAGAATGA
- the LOC103854235 gene encoding uncharacterized protein LOC103854235, translating into MPKRGAEAPPSSETQRVKPADSFGDYRSQVSQLLSQEEKISLRNQEATMSHSNTAIGAGMSHLKREDLNVLLRQCVRDLTPEVNEMHLRACSMKRFSDKATKCDVPADSEDDVTNLLSNPDIVKKLTSRYSNVLLHELDDMQQQLENILDDVVATCRPMSRGEKLDLRKAIMELPGGNRDRIAGIVEEHCRTSGKEFSDEVIANLDQSEDNTMLWRLHFYVGAVKNAQKLAR; encoded by the exons ATGCCTAAAAGAGGAGCAGAAGCGCCTCCTTCGTCTGAAACCCAAAGAGTCAAACCTGCAGACTCTTTCGGTGATTACAGATCTCAAGTATCTCAACTCTTGTCTCAAGAAGAGAAGATCTCGCTTCGAAATCAAGAAGCCACTATGAGCCATTCCAACACTGCAATAGGAGCTGGGATGTCACACCTCAAGAGAGAGGATTTGAATGTTTTGTTAAGGCAGTGCGTGAGGGATCTAACTCCAGAAGTTAATGAG ATGCATTTGCGTGCATGCAGCATGAAACGGTTTTCAGACAAGGCAACCAAATGTGATGTTCCTGCAGACTCTGAAGATGATGTGACGAATCTTCTGTCTAACCCTGATATTGTCAAGAAATTAACCTCCCGGTATTCAAATGTTCTTCTTCATGAG CTGGATGATATGCAGCAGCAACTCGAGAACATCCTTGATGATGTAGTGGCTACTTGCAG GCCTATGAGTCGCGGCGAAAAGTTAGATCTGCGGAAAGCAATCATGGAGTTGCCTGGGGGAAACCGTGACCGTATCGCTGGGATAGTGGAAGAACATTGCAGAACGTCTGGAAAGGAATTTTCAGACGAGGTTATCGCCAACTTGGATCAGTCG GAGGACAACACAATGCTATGGAGATTGCATTTCTATGTAGGAGCAGTCAAGAATGCTCAGAAGCTCGCTCGCTAG
- the LOC103854233 gene encoding eukaryotic translation initiation factor 3 subunit I encodes MRPILMKGHERPLTFLRYNRDGDMLFSCAKDHTPTLWYADNGERHGTFRGHNGAVWCCDVSRDSLRLITGSADQSAKLWDVKTGQQLFSFKFGSPARSVDFALGDKLAVITTDPFMERTSAIHVKRIAEDPEDQVSESVLVLESPNGRKRINRAVWGPLNQTIVSGGEDAVLRIWDAETGKLLKESDSEVGHKNTITSLTKSADDSHFITGSLDKTAKLWDMRTLTLLKTYVSGVPVNAVSMSPLLDHVVLGGGQDASAVTTTDHRAGKFEAKFYDKILQEEIGGVKGHFGPINALAFNPDGKSFSSGGEDGYVRLHHFDSDYFNIRI; translated from the exons ATGAGGCCAATACTGATGAAGGGACACGAACGTCCATTGACGTTCCTCAGGTACAACAGAGATGGCGACATGCTCTTCTCCTGCGCCAAGGATCACACTCCCACTCTCTGGTACGCCGATAACGGCGAACGCCATGGTACCTTCCGTGGCCACAACGGTGCCGTTTGGTGCTGTGACGTCTCAA GGGACTCGTTGAGGTTGATAACCGGAAGTGCTGATCAGAGTGCGAAGCTATGGGATGTGAAAACCGGCCAACAGTTGTTCAGTTTCAAGTTTGGTTCTCCTGCGAGGTCTGTGGATTTCGCTCTTGGAGATAAGCTTGCTGTGATCACCACTGATCCCTTCATGGAGCGTACTTCTGCTATTCATGTCAAACGCATCGCTGAAGATCCTGAAGACC AGGTTAGTGAGTCTGTGCTTGTCCTTGAGAGCCCAAATGGGAGGAAGAGGATTAACAGAGCTGTTTGGGGGCCCTTGAACCAAACCATTGTTAGTGGTGGTGAAGATGCTGTGCTCAGGATCTGGGATGCTGAG ACTGGGAAATTGCTCAAGGAATCAGATTCCGAAGTGGGTCATAAGAATACAATCACGTCGCTCACCAAATCAGCTGATGATTCTCACTTCATTACTGGTTCACTTGACAAGACTGCAAAG CTGTGGGACATGAGGACATTGACTCTTCTTAAGACTTACGTTTCAGGGGTGCCTGTAAACGCCGTCTCCATGTCTCCACTTCTTGACCAT GTTGTGCTTGGAGGTGGTCAAGATGCATCAGCTGTTACAACCACTGATCATCGTGCTGGAAAGTTCGAGGCTAAATTTTATGACAAG ATTCTGCAAGAGGAAATTGGTGGTGTGAAAGGTCATTTTGGACCTATTAATGCTTTGGCATTCAACCCTGATGGAAAGAG TTTCTCAAGTGGAGGTGAAGATGGATACGTCAGATTGCATCACTTTGACTCTGATTACTTCAACATCAGGATTTAG
- the LOC103854231 gene encoding SAGA-associated factor 29 homolog A-like, which yields MSSTPDITGILENTKELDRLRKEQEEVLVEVNKIHKKLRSSPEVVEKPGDTSLSQLKNLFIQAKELSESEVTVSNIRLAQLDSLLPSGQQRGKLEVAEGNGLKRKRMKAGSDVTRVPPSIRNQMKAYASLKGEQVAARMTADDAEQDEWLVVKVIHFDRETKEVEVLDEESGDDEEGGGQRTYKLPMSCILPFPKRNDPSTTQEFLPGKHVLAVYPGTTALYKATVVSTPRKRKSDEYLLEFDDDEENGALPQRTVPFHKVVALPEGHRQ from the exons ATGTCGTCAACGCCGGACATAACAGGAATACTGGAGAACACGAAGGAACTTGATCGCTTACgtaaagaacaagaagaagttCTTGTCGAGGTCAATAAGATACATAAGAAGCTTCGATCTT CGCCTGAGGTAGTTGAGAAGCCTGGTGATACTTCTTTGTCACAGCTTAAAAATTTGTTCATTCAAGCCAAAGAGCTCTCTGAAAGTGAAGTCAC TGTTTCAAACATTCGACTTGCTCAACTGGATTCCCTGCTTCCATCAGGGCAACAACGCGGAAAACTAG AAGTGGCAGAAGGCAACGGTCTGAAGAGGAAGAGAATGAAAGCTGGATCAGATGTAACAAGAGTTCCTCCTTCCATTAGAAACCAAATGAAGGCATATGCCAGTCTAAAGGGTGAACAG GTTGCTGCAAGAATGACAGCAGATGATGCTGAGCAGGATGAATGGCTTGTGGTGAAAGTAATTCACTTCGATAGAGAAACAAAAGA AGTTGAAGTACTTGATGAAGAATcaggagatgatgaagaaggagGTGGCCAGAG GACGTATAAACTACCAATGTCATGCATTTTACCGTTTCCAAAAAGGAATGATCCTTCGACAACACAAGAGTTTCTACCAGGGAAACATGTATTAGCTGTATATCCAGGAACCACAGCTCTTTACAAAGCGACTGTAGTAAGTACACCACGAAAG AGGAAGTCTGACGA GTACTTGCTGGAGTTTGATGACGATGAAGAAAACGGAGCATTACCTCAAAGAACAGTGCCTTTCCACAAAGTGGTTGCTTTACCAGAAGGCCATCGCCAGTGA